A genomic region of Candidatus Binatia bacterium contains the following coding sequences:
- a CDS encoding integrase core domain-containing protein, with protein AWRQDYNEVRPHSALGYRSPREFADEIKTKQLSQLSAA; from the coding sequence TGCTTGGCGGCAAGACTACAACGAGGTTCGACCGCACTCCGCGCTCGGCTACCGATCGCCGAGGGAGTTTGCCGACGAAATCAAAACTAAGCAACTTTCACAGTTATCAGCTGCGTGA